The DNA sequence GTGACAGGAAgatttattctttcttttttgtttttgctaggATAGGATTGAAAACGCCCTTTCTAGGATCAATTATGTCGCATAGATTCCCTGAGATCGCATCTATAATATCAATATTgactttttttcgttttccagTCAGTTACGATGACAAAGAGTTGACACTAAGTTGGCACAAAGACAACCCTGTAACGGTATCGAACAGCATCGAGATTCCCAGCTACACATTAGCTAATCACAATTGGTCTTCTGATATCGAAAACTTCACTACAGGTAATTTCATTTCTAACAAGAATTTAATAGGTTTCTTGCTTTCCTCACCCCCTTCCCATCTTGGCTATCTCCCACCCTACTTTTTGCTTCTGTTGCTGAAATTCCACCCTCGTTCCCACGCGTTTTTACCCGCCATAATGGAAACGAGATGGAAGACGTTTGCGATGAAGTTCGATGTGGCAGTAGACTACACTAGAAAATCAGCGACAAATGTCTTAGATTTCTAATGAGGTCAGGTATTTACTTTTTACACTAAAATGTGAATTAATTCTCCTCAGGAAAATACTCTATACTGACCATTGAGTTTGATCTGCATCGTCGTCTTGGATTTCACATGATTCAGGTCAGTTTTATTGCAGTGGTTACACTAGTCtctaataaaaataataatatgtgTTATCTTATTTACTTATCTACGGAAACTCAGAAGACTTTTTCAGTTTGAGCTAAACTCAATGAACGTTCTTGGAATGAATTGTTTGCCAAGATCAGTGCAGTTTTGTTGGCTGTTTAGAGAAGgaataaaagaacaaaagagaGGAAAGAACGAAAGAAAATGCCTTGTTGAGGACTCGAACTTATGATCTTTCAGTCTTTTTTTGACTGTGAACTGAGGTTCGATGATAGAACACTATTTCTGCGATTGCGCATTGATGGCGGAGTAACCATCACGGTTATTCCCTGTTCTTAGCAGTTGAATTTGATATAGTATCTTTCTCATGCTATTTCAGATTTACTTGCCGTGTTATTTGATTGTGGTATTAGCCTGGGTCAGTTTCTGGGTGGACAGAGAACAAACTGCAGCGCGAATTGCCATGGGAATTACTACTGTCCTCACCATGGCAACGCTGATCGGTAGTGCCAGGACCTCTCTTCCAAAGGTCTCCTACGTCAAATCGTTGGAATTGTTCCTGATAATGTGCttcttgtttgtgttttctgCCATCTTGGAATACGCCTTCGTTTCATACCTGGTGTTCAAGAACCgcgaagaagaaagagagaaggAGACCATGCGTAAGAAACACGACGACGTAAGTggacgaaaaaaacaaaaagctcgGAGGTTGCGTTACACACGCAAGCGCAGTGACCCGTTATTGACTGCAATCAATAACGTTTTAACAAATGGTATTATCAATCAAAAGGCTTCTGAGTttgagaaatttaaattttcttgcTCAGCGTTTTCGAATTCCTAAGTTTGTTCTgtgaatttgcatatttatcTTACGGCTCTTTCCCACTGCTacgattttcttttcacttcacTCATGCCGTTCTTGTAATATACTTTCCAAACAGCCAAACGACTTTGTTCCTGCGGAAGAAACCATGGACAGCGAAAAACCTCCCCAATCTCCTGGCAGCCGTCGCTCTTCAGGACAAGAGGCGGTCTGGATCCCAGAAAAACAGCAGGTCGAGACTATGATGAAGCAGGGAAGATGCAGATTGGCAAAGAAACCGCCAACAGGAGATCATTACGTCAAGCTTCTCAACACTGTGGAGTTTTTCTCCAGGTTGCTCTTCCCGTTGGTTTTCATCTTTCTTAATATTGCTTACTGGATTTATTTCGTTGGAATCGTGGATTAAGAACGTCGAGGTTTCATTTGGCGCGCTAAAGTCAGTTTCACTGCCCCTCTTATTACGCTTACTCAACGTTAAGGTTacaaaacagccaaaacattTTATTCGGTTCGTATCACCAACCAATGAGCTGGTGCGTTCAACTTCTGTATGTTCATGCCACGGCGAATTTCCAGACCGAGCTATATTTAAAATCCCACAAGGGTCTATCAGGCCATTCAAAAGGATCTCAACAATTGCTTAATTTCATTCGGAACAGTAAAATCCAATCATGTTAACCACGGAAGCTCCAAAAATAGCTTGGTATGTGTAAAGGCTGTGACTTAGGCTCAGTATGGGTGTTGAACGTTCGTAGTTATGGGCTCCCTTTCTTGGTTTATTTGCTTGTACGCTTAGTTCTCCATCAAATTTTGATGAAGACAGTGCCAGGTTTGTTTTAGACGCAGCTGTTAAGTTTGCTTGTCATGTTGGGAATTATTTTAATGGAGCCCAGGAAGCGCAGGCGTATTAGCTTATCGATGCGCAGTGGCTGCCATATTGCTTTCATAAGCAGAAGAGACGAAGAAATGGGAAATAAGCTAAGAAGCGAATTTTCATCTCGTGCGTAATCTTTTgttgagaaaatgaaaggcCCACGATGTTGTAAATTGAGATACTAGgcgattttttttcagagatcATACTGCCTTTCACTTTTAAGACTACATTTCAGTTCgtttcttcttcattttgcTTTCGAAGTAAATCTTGTGGTCTGTGTATGTGCTATCTAACTGAATAGACTGACACAGGATCAGAATTCACCCGGCATCGTTAACTCAGAGAGTGGTTGGTCGTCTTGGTCACCATGCTGCATCGACAGCATAGCTTAGCATAAATCTGAAAACCCGTGTGTGGATCGCGCGTGACATATCGCAATTCCTATTCGCTCGCAATCCTTCCGCGCActttggagcagttttcaagtgactttCGGATGCAATTACGCGATTGCGGTTGCTACGTttggtgattggcttaaaaatcttgcGCCAATAAGAGGCAAAACCGAAATCAATCGCTCCATGCGAGAGTgatttttcgacagtcatttgaaaaggcTCTAACACCCAGTTATTTCATGATTAATGCAATAAGTTAATTTCGTAGTCATATAAGACACGAATCATATCCTAtttattgcaaaatatttaCTATCAATTATACTTAGATTCTAGCCATGAAGACGTTATTTAGCTTAACATATCACAAAATCAAACAGATCGTAGAGAACTGGCAATTTTCGGATTTCTAACATTGCATCCAACTTTCTTGCGAATCGTATTTCACTTTAAAGGCGTATCTAGTTTTGCTCATGCAAAAGTTCTTCATTAGAGACCCAGTGTGAAGATACCTTGCGATTCCTcacaattaatttttgcacCTGTATTGTAGAAGAACGAGTTTTTGTTCGTAGAAGAGACTCCAAGCAAAAGCACGGAAAATCATCGTGcccatttatattttttcaattgtCCCAAACCATAAAAGTATAAACAAGCATAAAACtatctattttctttttcctatCTTCGGGAACATGCCAAAAATGCCAGTttctaaaaatatatatgtagcaattttgaaatctctCAGCACCCAGAATGTTTTCGgaattcaaagaaactaaACCAGGATCCGATACGTAGGAGCATGCAAATCCACTATATCGGtatttcatagaccgatttttttttagatcgaatttccctggaatgagactcccttGGGAGTggcatgaccaatcacaagaaattaatttacgtcactgcgtcactggagcggaactgcttttctttcacaaaagaaagggTATACTAAAATTCaccagtctgtaaaaatggcgtgacataggcttagtatgggactTGCATgatcctactcatcggctcctgacttAACTAAGACTCAATTTGAACTTCGTCTTGCTAAGAGCAATTATTAGGCGACTTTTAGAAAATGTATGATAGGATTATGAAGTTAAATCAAAATATTGTATTTACAGCTGAGATTTGGTTGCCTTGATTGATTGTCTAGTCTGGTGGTACTTACAATGACAAAAACGAGCCCTACCAATCCTTTATGGCTTCAGGCTCATCCACTGCGCATGTCAGCTTGTCGTCATGGCGTTCCAGCCTtgcttaattattttctttgattagATATGCTAGGAGGTCCGAGCACCTTTTCTTCGTCTagttgaaattaaaactttgCACCCGAAGTAAGAAATCATATACAATTTCCCTTAAATATCTAGCAATACTTTTGAGAAGACCTTTGCTGGAAAACCTGTGACACAAACAGCTTGGAAATCCTTGGCATGTTGCTTCCCACCCGTTGGCAAGGGTTTCTTTAATAACGTTACGTATGATAAACTGATCCATTATTTCATTGGAGTACCTGAGAACTAGTTTGATAGCTAAGTGCACTTTCATCATAAACTAAGCGTTCACTTTATAAATACATCTTGAATGAAAGAAGTTCCAGGAAGAAATATcatgttcaattttttatctttcaaaatTTACTGTCGCCCTTTATCTTGATTTTGTCGCTCTTCCATTAGCTTAGTTTACCATTGAATTTTGATCagttattttgaaaaggcaCAATGGATCCGCTGGGTTTTCTAAGCACAGAAGGTGACGGATAAAGCTGcaatgaatttaaaacaacatGTCTTTCGTTAGTTAGTGTTCCTGCCGAGTTACGATATTTCCCAGCCTCTACAGACACATAAAAACCTCGTCCTTGAAACGTCAACACCATCGGAGCTAGCGTAGCCCAGTGATTTTAGAGCTTGAAATCCGGTAATCCCGAGTTTAAATCACACTGCAATAATACAATACTTCTTATTGACAGCTCCCCACAAGgggtttttcagtgacaatttacaattctagaggaaatcaaatcgacATAGCTCAAATCGCTatttacaaatgttttttttatttgtagaAAAACATTTGTAAATAGCGATTTgagctttgaaaatttgagcTTCGAGATTTGAAAAACCCCTTGTGTGGAGTTGTCAATAAAAAAACCAATGAAAACCAGATTCTGCTACGCTTGTACGTACCAAACTGGTCTATTGCGATTCTTGATCTGTTCAGATTATTTGAGTTGTTTATTTCACTGTATACCCTGCCGGAAATCTAGTGGTGAATAAGAACACTCACAAACCTATCATTAATCGAGCTCCTTTGTCGGCCGCGACTACATGGAGGCATGATTAAGGTGTTGGCTAGTTCACACAATAAGAtatcaagcaaagaaaatgtGTCTTACTATGGATTATCAAAGCAGGTTGTTTTGAGTCCTCTCGCTTTAGCACGATTTTGTAGCTCTAACACTGTCAGATCATCGCATCTCTCGCTGCAAAGAGAAATAACGCGGCAAGGAGCCATGAGACAGAGGGGAGGAaggacaaatttttcatcATGGTGGCCAAGGCGAGagtgaaatgttttgaaaaaggcTTCTCCATCGTTAGGAATGTTCCTATTTTCCCAGTATTTTAAACTCAAACCTACGAAGAGGGCTATTTTAGTCATGGACATCAACGCAAGCCGTGTCTTGGTTGGCTTTACAGTACTCATCTTGCAACAGACCTTTTTACCTTGAACgtttttgtttccaaattcAGACCTCGTGATGTCCTCTTGGGATTTTTCAATTGTTATGTATGCATTTGCACGTGCTCATGACgagatttgaaagaaactattccctagAGT is a window from the Acropora palmata chromosome 1, jaAcrPala1.3, whole genome shotgun sequence genome containing:
- the LOC141885753 gene encoding gamma-aminobutyric acid receptor subunit beta-3-like isoform X1 — protein: MMEFSSVALFILVGIQGLSVDASKLNSSAAPFDQVSSHNVSQDFNVTELIANLFSGYDKRLRPNFGGDPVNVSVTVFIEFIGDIDEINMEFTTIMYFRQYWKDERLRYKDTGYHKRLAFNPEILKFIWVPDTHFPGIKDGLRHDITAANEVVRLWPDGSVLYSMRLKVTSQCPMDLRNFPMDTQKCLLNIEAFSYDDKELTLSWHKDNPVTVSNSIEIPSYTLANHNWSSDIENFTTGKYSILTIEFDLHRRLGFHMIQIYLPCYLIVVLAWVSFWVDREQTAARIAMGITTVLTMATLIGSARTSLPKVSYVKSLELFLIMCFLFVFSAILEYAFVSYLVFKNREEEREKETMRKKHDDPNDFVPAEETMDSEKPPQSPGSRRSSGQEAVWIPEKQQVETMMKQGRCRLAKKPPTGDHYVKLLNTVEFFSRLLFPLVFIFLNIAYWIYFVGIVD
- the LOC141885753 gene encoding gamma-aminobutyric acid receptor subunit beta-3-like isoform X2, encoding MEFTTIMYFRQYWKDERLRYKDTGYHKRLAFNPEILKFIWVPDTHFPGIKDGLRHDITAANEVVRLWPDGSVLYSMRLKVTSQCPMDLRNFPMDTQKCLLNIEAFSYDDKELTLSWHKDNPVTVSNSIEIPSYTLANHNWSSDIENFTTGKYSILTIEFDLHRRLGFHMIQIYLPCYLIVVLAWVSFWVDREQTAARIAMGITTVLTMATLIGSARTSLPKVSYVKSLELFLIMCFLFVFSAILEYAFVSYLVFKNREEEREKETMRKKHDDPNDFVPAEETMDSEKPPQSPGSRRSSGQEAVWIPEKQQVETMMKQGRCRLAKKPPTGDHYVKLLNTVEFFSRLLFPLVFIFLNIAYWIYFVGIVD